One genomic segment of Candidatus Neomarinimicrobiota bacterium includes these proteins:
- a CDS encoding sodium:solute symporter: protein MQFVDYAIVVVFMLGVFTAGTWLGKSVKDVQGYYNAGKNLPWWAVMISIVAAETSVLTFLSIPGLAYISDLSFLQVCLGYILGRFLVSFVLLPMYVRGNVISVYESIREKGGITMQRVMSITFMFTRLLADGVRLFAVAIPLSMISGLSYGASIWIMGIVTVAYTWFGGIRSVVWMDVVQWIIYITAAFFTLGIAYNLLPEPGVIFSTMAEAGKFKLFTFSLDMSNYSILSGLLGGAILSMASHGTDQLIVQRVLSCKNLADSKKAMIGSGFVVFLQFALFLFIGLLIYAVWNGATLAEAGLTKSDEVFTLFIINQLPPVIKGITVAGIFAAAMSTLSGSLSALSSSTTMDILKPLFKMEISKERLFRISRFVTLIWGIIMVGGASLFKNMNNPLVEVGLSIASFTYGAMLGMFILTRFFKKADVWQYVVTFFTTLFAMILVIQGTSIHWTWYTIIGLIVSVITEQVLVRLFGVKSA from the coding sequence ATGCAGTTTGTTGATTATGCGATTGTGGTTGTCTTTATGCTTGGTGTGTTCACAGCCGGAACCTGGCTCGGGAAAAGTGTGAAAGATGTTCAGGGATATTACAATGCCGGTAAAAATCTTCCCTGGTGGGCCGTGATGATTTCTATTGTGGCGGCTGAAACGTCGGTCCTTACCTTTTTGTCCATTCCGGGACTGGCATATATATCCGATCTCTCTTTCCTTCAGGTCTGTCTGGGTTATATTCTCGGGCGTTTTTTGGTCTCCTTTGTGCTGCTGCCCATGTATGTCCGGGGGAATGTCATCTCCGTTTATGAATCCATCCGGGAAAAGGGTGGTATTACCATGCAACGCGTGATGAGTATTACATTCATGTTTACCCGCCTTCTGGCGGATGGTGTCCGCCTTTTTGCAGTGGCCATTCCCCTGTCCATGATATCCGGACTCAGCTATGGTGCATCCATCTGGATTATGGGAATTGTCACGGTTGCGTATACCTGGTTTGGAGGAATCCGTTCCGTCGTGTGGATGGATGTGGTACAATGGATTATCTATATTACGGCGGCATTTTTTACACTGGGTATTGCCTATAATCTTCTGCCTGAACCGGGCGTGATTTTTTCAACTATGGCTGAAGCCGGGAAATTCAAACTCTTCACCTTCAGTCTCGATATGAGTAATTACAGTATTTTATCCGGCCTGCTGGGTGGAGCAATCCTCTCCATGGCCAGTCATGGAACAGACCAGCTGATCGTTCAGCGTGTTTTAAGCTGTAAAAACCTGGCCGATTCCAAAAAAGCCATGATCGGAAGCGGATTTGTGGTTTTCTTGCAGTTCGCTCTCTTTTTATTCATCGGACTCCTTATTTATGCCGTGTGGAACGGAGCCACGCTTGCCGAAGCCGGTTTAACCAAATCCGATGAGGTATTTACTCTTTTTATAATCAATCAATTACCGCCGGTCATCAAGGGGATCACCGTTGCAGGTATTTTTGCCGCAGCCATGTCTACCCTAAGCGGTTCTCTGAGTGCCCTTTCAAGCTCAACAACCATGGATATTCTCAAGCCCCTTTTTAAAATGGAGATAAGCAAGGAACGACTTTTCCGGATCAGCCGTTTTGTAACCCTTATCTGGGGAATTATCATGGTTGGCGGAGCTTCACTGTTTAAAAACATGAATAATCCCCTGGTTGAAGTGGGACTTTCAATTGCTTCTTTTACCTATGGTGCCATGCTGGGTATGTTTATCCTGACACGATTCTTTAAAAAGGCGGATGTTTGGCAGTATGTGGTGACCTTTTTTACCACCCTGTTTGCCATGATTCTTGTGATTCAGGGGACAAGTATCCATTGGACCTGGTACACGATTATCGGTCTCATCGTTTCGGTGATCACGGAACAAGTCCTTGTACGTCTTTTTGGCGTAAAATCAGCGTAA